Proteins from a genomic interval of Undibacterium parvum:
- the sph gene encoding sphingomyelin phosphodiesterase: MKKILCTLVLAMTAAQAYAAYPEDLKLSSWNTMLLPLSAFPNFGQLQRAQLIAQAPSLEQQEVVAFQELFDNRASLELLASMKSRFPYQTPVIGRAKTGWDKTEGTWRDAVPEDGGVAIVSKWPIAEKIQYLYNAAGCGDDFPSLKGFAYAKIDRKGEFYHVISTHLQSESSWGCSGNGGHAAIRQAQLAEIRSWIDRKGIPNSEMVVITGDFNINRWNTTEYRAMLSTLNVQEPRYVGVPHSFDTVSNGVALERYGARTGDPQEYLDYILIDRSHRQPTVWHNLAIDPPSPQWKVQDATSKRSYTYTDYSDHYPVQAFARADTSTPTHSYVDQAGSYRQVGLQNVGNGRWLQSAADAQGWLKTDAAQFGAPRTRFNLSNNFSMRDNGCLRSGEYLRIERSDLANTFLTWSGALTANQYSYYSSPGSLQADPELRLINVSNPQGCLKEGDLVAFKSWARAADYYLSAWPDGSYKDRLYVWTSSLGLYEQFRVHLPLKPGNLDWRMQLAY, encoded by the coding sequence ATGAAAAAAATACTTTGTACTCTCGTACTAGCGATGACGGCGGCGCAGGCCTATGCCGCCTATCCGGAAGATCTGAAATTGAGCAGCTGGAATACCATGTTGCTGCCTTTGAGCGCCTTTCCTAATTTTGGCCAACTGCAGCGCGCCCAACTGATCGCGCAAGCACCCTCGCTAGAGCAACAAGAAGTAGTGGCATTCCAGGAACTATTTGATAATCGCGCTTCGCTAGAATTACTGGCCAGCATGAAGTCCCGTTTTCCCTATCAAACCCCGGTCATCGGTCGCGCCAAAACTGGCTGGGATAAGACCGAGGGAACTTGGCGTGACGCAGTGCCCGAAGACGGCGGCGTAGCGATCGTCAGTAAATGGCCGATCGCGGAAAAAATTCAATATCTCTACAATGCTGCCGGTTGCGGTGATGATTTTCCTTCACTCAAGGGTTTTGCCTATGCCAAGATAGACCGCAAAGGCGAGTTCTATCATGTCATCAGCACCCACCTACAATCGGAATCGTCTTGGGGGTGCAGCGGCAATGGTGGCCATGCAGCGATACGCCAGGCGCAACTGGCAGAAATTCGCAGCTGGATAGACCGCAAAGGCATACCCAATAGCGAGATGGTGGTAATCACAGGCGACTTCAACATCAACCGCTGGAATACCACCGAGTACCGCGCCATGCTGAGCACCCTGAATGTGCAAGAGCCGCGCTATGTCGGCGTACCGCACAGCTTTGATACGGTCAGCAACGGCGTTGCGCTGGAACGCTATGGTGCACGCACTGGCGACCCGCAAGAATATCTCGATTACATTCTGATCGATCGCAGCCACCGCCAGCCTACGGTATGGCATAACCTGGCGATCGATCCGCCTTCACCGCAATGGAAGGTACAAGATGCCACCAGCAAACGCAGCTATACCTACACCGATTATTCCGATCACTATCCGGTGCAGGCTTTCGCCCGCGCCGATACCAGCACCCCGACTCACTCGTATGTCGATCAGGCCGGCAGTTATCGCCAAGTCGGCTTGCAAAATGTCGGTAACGGCCGCTGGTTGCAAAGTGCGGCAGACGCGCAAGGCTGGCTCAAGACCGATGCCGCCCAGTTCGGCGCGCCCCGCACACGTTTCAATTTATCGAATAATTTCTCCATGCGCGACAATGGCTGTTTGCGCTCGGGCGAGTATCTGCGTATAGAAAGATCCGATCTGGCCAACACTTTCCTGACCTGGTCGGGCGCACTCACTGCGAATCAGTACTCTTACTACAGCAGCCCGGGCAGCCTGCAAGCCGATCCGGAATTGCGCTTGATTAACGTGAGTAATCCTCAGGGCTGTCTGAAAGAAGGCGATCTGGTGGCTTTCAAGAGCTGGGCCAGAGCCGCCGATTACTATCTGAGCGCATGGCCAGACGGCAGCTATAAAGACCGACTGTATGTGTGGACCAGCAGCCTAGGTTTGTACGAACAATTTCGCGTCCATTTACCCCTAAAACCTGGCAATTTAGACTGGCGCATGCAACTGGCTTACTAG
- a CDS encoding S46 family peptidase, which yields MKKTLIALAVLSNVAYADEGMWMPQQLPQVAKQLKAAGLKLDPASLTQLTQFPMGAIVSLGGCSASFVSPQGLVATNHHCVYDSVTHNSTPSNDLLANGFLARQMSDELPATPGSRIYVTKDVTNVSKLVINAETAKLNGKKRIDAIEKNEKALVAECEKDAGHRCNVASYYGGLEFYLIKQLEIRDVRLVHAPAAGVGKFGGDTDNWMWPRHTGDYGFYRAYVSKDGKSADFSKDNIPYVPKHFLKLAKDGLKEGDFAMVLGYPGRTNRHRLPSEVAYTFDWSYPAFVKASGESLAIIAKETQDNPDTKLKYASRVARISNYYKNRQGMLDSYADSDFLARKTKEHAELKTWVNATPARSKEYAADIAQIEALIAQRDAQNKRDFFLASSSPAMLSTARNLYRLAKETEKADAERKTGYQSRDLPRIKGRIDAIERSYDSKVDLALVWHSLIQYAAQPKASRDANFDNALGIQDGMSTADLKTLLDKLYANSQMGEQATRSAWMGKSAADFEASQDSFIKAAVAMYEGGLKREAEEEELDGHIQQAYANYMKAKIAFMNSKGLAVYPDANSTLRVTFGKVAGRDHGADGTNWTAFTTLKGITAKATGSGDFNAPTAQLAAIKAKDYGNYADPILKTVPVNYLATLDITGGNSGSAALNAKGEFIGLAFDGTLDSIISDWDFNKTKTRTIAVDLRYMLWEMKYVDKANQLLKELGAE from the coding sequence ATGAAAAAAACCCTGATTGCGCTGGCCGTTCTGAGCAACGTCGCGTATGCCGACGAAGGCATGTGGATGCCACAGCAGCTACCACAAGTAGCCAAACAACTCAAAGCCGCTGGTCTGAAACTGGATCCGGCCAGCTTGACCCAGCTCACACAATTCCCTATGGGTGCCATCGTCAGTCTGGGCGGTTGCTCGGCCTCCTTCGTTTCGCCGCAAGGTCTGGTCGCGACCAATCATCACTGTGTCTACGACAGCGTGACACACAATTCGACACCGTCCAATGATCTGTTGGCAAATGGTTTTCTGGCGCGACAAATGAGCGATGAATTACCGGCAACACCAGGTTCACGTATCTACGTCACCAAAGACGTGACCAATGTCAGCAAGCTAGTAATCAATGCCGAAACCGCCAAACTGAACGGTAAAAAACGCATAGACGCGATAGAAAAAAATGAAAAAGCCTTAGTCGCCGAGTGCGAAAAAGATGCAGGGCACCGTTGTAATGTCGCCTCGTATTACGGCGGTCTGGAGTTTTACCTGATCAAACAGCTAGAAATTCGCGACGTTCGTCTGGTACACGCACCGGCCGCCGGCGTAGGTAAATTTGGCGGCGATACGGATAACTGGATGTGGCCACGTCACACCGGTGATTATGGCTTCTATCGCGCCTATGTCAGCAAAGACGGCAAGTCCGCCGACTTTAGCAAAGACAATATCCCCTACGTGCCTAAGCATTTCCTCAAACTGGCCAAAGACGGCCTGAAGGAAGGCGATTTCGCCATGGTCTTGGGCTACCCTGGCCGCACCAACCGTCACCGGCTACCATCCGAAGTTGCCTACACCTTTGACTGGAGCTACCCGGCCTTCGTCAAAGCATCCGGTGAGTCTTTGGCGATCATCGCCAAAGAAACACAAGACAATCCTGACACCAAATTAAAATACGCCAGCCGGGTTGCCAGGATCAGTAATTACTATAAAAACCGCCAGGGTATGTTAGACAGCTACGCTGACAGCGACTTTTTGGCACGCAAGACCAAAGAGCATGCTGAACTGAAAACCTGGGTCAATGCCACGCCAGCGCGCAGCAAGGAATATGCAGCCGATATCGCGCAGATAGAAGCATTGATCGCCCAACGTGATGCACAGAACAAACGCGATTTCTTCCTGGCCTCATCTTCTCCAGCAATGCTTAGCACGGCACGCAATTTGTATAGGCTCGCCAAAGAAACTGAGAAAGCAGATGCCGAACGCAAAACTGGGTATCAGTCGCGCGATCTGCCACGTATCAAGGGCCGGATCGATGCGATTGAGCGCAGCTACGACAGCAAAGTTGATCTGGCCTTGGTCTGGCATAGTCTGATCCAGTATGCCGCGCAGCCTAAAGCAAGTCGTGACGCCAACTTTGACAACGCGCTTGGGATCCAAGATGGTATGTCGACCGCAGATCTGAAAACTCTGCTTGATAAGCTGTATGCCAACAGCCAGATGGGCGAGCAAGCGACGCGCTCGGCCTGGATGGGTAAATCTGCTGCCGATTTTGAAGCGAGCCAAGATAGCTTCATTAAAGCCGCGGTCGCCATGTATGAAGGCGGCTTAAAACGTGAAGCCGAAGAAGAAGAGCTCGATGGCCATATCCAGCAAGCCTACGCCAACTACATGAAAGCAAAAATCGCCTTCATGAACAGCAAAGGTTTAGCAGTTTATCCGGATGCCAACAGCACTTTGCGCGTTACTTTCGGCAAAGTTGCCGGTCGTGACCACGGTGCCGATGGCACTAACTGGACCGCTTTCACCACGCTCAAAGGGATTACTGCAAAAGCCACCGGCAGCGGTGATTTCAATGCCCCGACAGCGCAACTGGCTGCGATCAAGGCCAAAGACTACGGCAACTACGCCGATCCTATTCTAAAAACAGTACCGGTCAATTACCTGGCAACTTTAGATATCACAGGCGGCAATTCTGGCTCCGCTGCGCTCAATGCCAAAGGCGAGTTCATCGGTTTGGCGTTTGACGGCACTTTGGATTCCATCATCTCGGACTGGGATTTCAATAAGACCAAAACCCGCACGATCGCAGTCGATCTGCGCTACATGCTGTGGGAAATGAAGTATGTAGACAAGGCAAATCAGCTCTTGAAAGAGTTAGGCGCAGAATAA
- the exaC gene encoding acetaldehyde dehydrogenase ExaC: MIYAAPGTAGAKITYKAQYDNFIGGQWVAPVKGDYFNVITPINGKPYTKVARSGAEDIELALDAAHAAADAWGKTNAAERANVLLKIADRIEANLELLAYAETVDNGKAIRETLNADIPLTIDHFRYFAGCVRAQEGGLSEIDETTVAYHIQEPLGVVGQIIPWNFPILMAAWKLAPAIGAGNCVVLKPAESTPISILILAELIADLLPPGVLNIVNGYGREAGMPLATSKRIAKIAFTGSTSTGRVIAQAAANNLIPATLELGGKSPNVFFADIMDKDDAFLDKAIEGMVLFAFNQGEVCTCPSRALIQESIYDKFMERVLKRVADIKHMNPLDTDSMMGAQASKEQLTKILSYLDLGKQEGAEVLIGGAQAHLGGDLEGGYYVQPTLFKGHNKMRIFQEEIFGPVLAVTTFKDEAEALAIANDTLYGLGAGVWSRNGNVAYRMGRAIKAGRVWTNCYHAYPAHAAFGGYKESGLGRENHKMMLDHYQQTKNLLVSYSENKLGFF; encoded by the coding sequence ATGATCTACGCAGCCCCAGGTACCGCCGGTGCCAAAATCACTTACAAAGCCCAGTATGACAACTTCATCGGTGGTCAATGGGTGGCCCCGGTCAAGGGCGATTACTTTAACGTCATCACCCCCATCAATGGCAAACCTTATACCAAAGTCGCCCGCTCCGGCGCCGAAGACATAGAGCTGGCGCTGGACGCCGCGCACGCCGCTGCCGACGCATGGGGTAAGACCAATGCCGCCGAGCGCGCCAACGTTTTGCTAAAAATTGCCGATAGAATTGAAGCCAACCTGGAATTGCTGGCCTATGCCGAAACCGTGGACAACGGCAAGGCTATCCGCGAAACGCTGAACGCCGACATCCCGCTGACTATCGATCATTTCCGTTACTTTGCCGGCTGTGTGCGTGCGCAGGAAGGTGGCTTGAGCGAGATCGATGAAACGACCGTGGCTTACCATATTCAGGAACCTCTGGGTGTCGTCGGCCAGATCATTCCTTGGAACTTTCCTATCTTAATGGCGGCCTGGAAACTGGCACCGGCGATCGGCGCTGGCAATTGCGTGGTACTAAAGCCGGCGGAATCTACGCCTATCAGTATCCTGATTCTGGCTGAACTGATCGCTGATCTGCTGCCACCCGGCGTGCTCAATATCGTCAATGGTTATGGCCGCGAAGCCGGCATGCCTTTGGCTACCAGCAAGCGCATCGCCAAGATCGCTTTTACCGGCTCCACCAGTACTGGCCGTGTGATTGCGCAGGCTGCAGCGAATAACCTGATTCCTGCCACGCTGGAGTTGGGTGGCAAGTCGCCTAACGTATTCTTTGCCGACATTATGGATAAGGACGATGCCTTCCTCGACAAAGCCATCGAAGGTATGGTTCTGTTCGCTTTTAACCAGGGCGAAGTCTGCACTTGTCCATCGCGGGCGCTGATTCAGGAATCCATCTACGACAAGTTCATGGAGCGTGTCTTGAAGCGTGTCGCCGACATCAAACACATGAACCCGCTGGACACCGACAGCATGATGGGCGCACAGGCCTCTAAAGAACAGCTGACCAAGATCCTGTCCTACCTGGATCTGGGCAAACAGGAAGGCGCTGAAGTCTTGATTGGCGGCGCGCAGGCACATCTGGGCGGCGATCTGGAAGGGGGCTACTATGTGCAGCCTACCCTGTTCAAGGGCCACAACAAGATGCGTATCTTCCAGGAAGAAATTTTTGGTCCGGTCTTGGCGGTCACTACCTTCAAGGATGAAGCCGAAGCGCTAGCGATTGCCAATGACACTTTATATGGTCTGGGTGCCGGTGTGTGGAGCCGCAATGGCAATGTGGCCTACCGCATGGGCCGCGCCATCAAGGCTGGCCGCGTCTGGACCAACTGCTATCACGCTTATCCGGCACATGCTGCGTTTGGCGGCTACAAGGAATCAGGCCTGGGTCGTGAAAATCACAAGATGATGCTCGATCACTACCAGCAAACCAAAAACCTGTTGGTTAGTTATAGCGAAAACAAACTGGGTTTCTTCTGA
- a CDS encoding sigma-54-dependent Fis family transcriptional regulator encodes MPTPLPALTLRQARLHLQEYGHCPSGIINERLLRSWQRSLAAGLQPVGGLRQTEHASGDELRQVLERNHELLSYSRPVMEYLFESVRDSQSVVVLADNRGTLMHTLGDAGFLNKAERVALASGASWHEDHRGTNAIGTALAETSEVEIHGAEHFLEHNGFLTCAAAPIMAADGSLMGILDISGDRHSGHPHTLNLVSMAVRMIENRLIVAGSKRQIRLHFHVHPEGIGTIAEAIVVLSEDGWIIGANRAALGLLHLGAHDLGAVQITSVLNVRLEHLLSQQNARAPQTITVHSHDGTRLAMQVHLDHSVLPAVSRRSTEAVATPYAAEDALSLLDSGDLRWRSAAEKTRRILDKPIPLIIQGESGVGKEFFAKAAHDSGPRCNGPFVAINCAAIPENLIEAELFGYQPGAFTGARREGSLGRLREANGGTLFLDEIGDMPLPMQSRLLRVLQERSVTPLGGGKTVAVDFALICATHCKLREQAEQGKFRYDLYYRINGLTVQLPALRERSDFQALTTQILRSLSPQQELHLKPGLLAQLAAHPWPGNLRQYSSVLRTAIAMLNPDETGIELAHLSDDIVEDLMLSAAANQAINPAVNPAMNATVNTAINQAINQTGATLPITQNLEQLSRKAIELALNSSRGNISQAARSLGISRQTLYRKINH; translated from the coding sequence ATGCCTACACCACTACCTGCGCTGACGCTGCGCCAGGCACGACTGCATTTGCAAGAGTATGGCCACTGCCCTTCCGGCATCATCAACGAGCGCCTGCTGCGTTCATGGCAGCGCAGTCTGGCAGCAGGTTTGCAGCCAGTTGGCGGCTTGCGCCAAACCGAGCACGCCAGTGGGGATGAACTACGCCAAGTGCTGGAACGCAACCATGAACTCTTGTCTTACTCGCGCCCAGTAATGGAATACCTGTTTGAGTCTGTGCGCGATAGCCAAAGCGTGGTGGTACTTGCCGACAATCGCGGCACCCTCATGCATACGCTGGGTGACGCAGGATTCTTAAACAAGGCAGAGCGTGTTGCCTTAGCCAGCGGCGCTTCCTGGCACGAGGATCATCGTGGCACCAATGCCATCGGCACCGCCTTGGCGGAGACCAGTGAAGTCGAGATTCACGGCGCCGAACACTTTCTCGAACATAACGGCTTTCTCACCTGCGCCGCCGCCCCTATCATGGCTGCCGATGGTAGTTTGATGGGAATACTCGATATTTCCGGCGATAGACACAGCGGCCATCCGCATACCTTAAATTTAGTCAGCATGGCGGTGCGCATGATAGAAAACCGCCTGATCGTGGCTGGCAGCAAGCGCCAGATTCGCCTGCATTTCCACGTACATCCAGAGGGGATAGGCACGATTGCCGAGGCGATCGTGGTGCTCTCGGAAGACGGCTGGATAATCGGTGCCAATCGTGCCGCGCTGGGCTTGCTGCATCTTGGCGCACACGACCTGGGCGCAGTACAAATTACCAGCGTGCTTAATGTACGCCTGGAACATCTGCTTTCTCAGCAGAACGCACGCGCACCGCAAACAATTACGGTGCATAGTCATGACGGCACCCGGTTAGCCATGCAGGTACATCTGGATCACAGCGTACTGCCAGCCGTTTCACGCAGATCAACTGAGGCAGTTGCTACCCCTTATGCAGCTGAAGACGCCTTGTCTTTACTCGATAGCGGTGATCTGCGTTGGCGCAGTGCCGCCGAGAAAACCCGCCGCATTCTGGATAAGCCGATACCTTTGATTATTCAGGGCGAATCTGGCGTCGGCAAAGAGTTCTTTGCCAAGGCTGCGCATGACAGCGGGCCGCGCTGTAACGGGCCTTTTGTCGCGATTAACTGCGCGGCGATTCCGGAAAATCTGATAGAGGCCGAATTATTTGGCTATCAGCCCGGTGCCTTCACCGGGGCGCGACGCGAAGGCAGTTTGGGCCGCTTGCGGGAAGCCAACGGTGGCACGCTGTTTCTCGATGAAATCGGTGATATGCCGCTCCCCATGCAAAGCAGATTATTACGCGTGCTGCAAGAGCGCAGCGTCACGCCCTTGGGCGGCGGAAAAACAGTCGCAGTAGATTTTGCGCTGATCTGCGCCACCCACTGCAAATTGCGCGAGCAGGCAGAACAGGGCAAGTTTCGTTACGATCTGTACTACCGCATCAATGGCTTAACCGTGCAGTTGCCGGCCTTGCGCGAGCGCAGCGATTTTCAGGCTTTGACGACGCAAATTTTGCGTAGCCTCAGTCCCCAGCAAGAACTGCATCTGAAGCCAGGGCTGCTCGCGCAATTAGCTGCACATCCTTGGCCGGGCAATCTACGCCAATATTCCAGCGTCTTACGCACTGCCATTGCGATGCTCAATCCAGATGAAACCGGTATCGAACTGGCGCACCTGTCAGATGATATCGTCGAGGATCTAATGCTGTCCGCGGCAGCGAATCAGGCCATCAATCCTGCTGTAAATCCCGCTATGAATGCTACTGTGAATACGGCTATAAATCAGGCGATAAATCAGACCGGCGCGACGCTCCCTATCACTCAAAATCTAGAGCAACTTTCGCGCAAGGCGATCGAACTAGCCTTAAATTCTAGCCGAGGCAATATCAGTCAGGCGGCACGCAGCCTTGGGATCAGCCGTCAAACGCTGTATCGCAAAATCAATCACTGA
- a CDS encoding DUF779 domain-containing protein, whose amino-acid sequence MPEKVIATAAALELIEELKREHGAMMFHQSGGCCDNSAANCYLPGEITIGAGDVYLGEIGGCPFYIGKSQYEYWKHTQLIIDVVEGHGGTFSLEGATGKAFHTRSRLFSDAEMAEIIVDNDR is encoded by the coding sequence ATGCCAGAAAAAGTCATCGCCACAGCGGCAGCACTGGAACTGATAGAAGAATTAAAACGCGAACACGGCGCCATGATGTTTCATCAGTCCGGCGGCTGTTGCGACAATAGCGCCGCCAATTGCTATCTGCCTGGCGAGATCACGATAGGCGCGGGCGACGTGTATCTCGGAGAGATAGGTGGCTGTCCGTTCTATATCGGTAAATCGCAATATGAGTATTGGAAGCATACGCAACTGATCATCGATGTCGTGGAAGGGCATGGTGGTACCTTCTCTTTGGAAGGTGCGACCGGCAAGGCATTCCACACCCGATCACGGCTTTTTAGTGATGCAGAAATGGCAGAGATCATTGTTGACAACGATCGTTAA